A single region of the Montipora capricornis isolate CH-2021 chromosome 13, ASM3666992v2, whole genome shotgun sequence genome encodes:
- the LOC138030430 gene encoding uncharacterized protein, whose translation MAVTLSGLPCISPSDCIGEPSTLAQRWDKWKGEFELFVAASGVEDKLQKRALLLHLAGPGVREIFKTYPDEVKGDAKEFDKAMTCLSNHFEVKSLARQKLLANTPNPGETINNFVTRLKSLAEHCNYGEEEDSQVRDIVIFHVKNKELKSKFYREENLSLSKLLEIVSTYHNKAAMILVSEDTVNRTWEDRGKSDKGTNSKQPWQGKCWRCAKPGQMAKDCEVSRKHTCSKCGNRGHMEVCCRTKQEKQGKGRGDSRRRGKFGRKRDGVRKIGEQPEQSNEEGSNASEDDGYYVFSASDG comes from the coding sequence atggcggTTACATTAAGTGGTTTACCTTGTATCTCTCCCTCCGACTGCATTGGGGAACCGTCCACGTTAGCACAACGCTGGGACAAGTGGAAAGGCGAGTTCGAACTGTTCGTGGCAGCTTCGGGggtagaagacaaactgcaaaagCGAGCTTTACTCTTGCACCTCGCTGGCCCCGGAGTCCGCGAAATCTTCAAGACGTATCCAGACGAAGTAAAAGGTGACGCTAAAGAGTTCGACAAAGCGATGACATGTCTGTCGAATCACTTCGAAGTCAAGAGTCTAGCGAGACAAAAACTGCTTGCGAACACACCAAACCCGGGCGAAACGATCAACAACTTTGTTACGCGCTTGAAAAGTTTGGCGGAACACTGTAACTATGGCGAAGAGGAAGATAGCCAGGTGAGAGATATTGTGATTTTCCATGTAAAGAACAAGGAGCTGAAGAGCAAATTCTACCGCGAAGAAAATCTTAGCCTTTCCAAACTACTGGAAATTGTCAGCACCTATCACAATAAGGCTGCCATGATTCTTGTTAGCGAAGATACTGTGAATCGTACTTGGGAAGACCGAGGTAAAAGCGATAAAGGAACGAATAGCAAGCAGCCGTGGCAGGGCAAATGTTGGAGATGTGCTAAGCCGGGTCAAATGGCGAAAGACTGTGAAGTTTCCCGTAAACATACGTGCAGCAAATGTGGAAATCGTGGGCACATGGAGGTCTGTTGTCGTACGAAACAGGAAAAACAAGGCAAGGGAAGAGGCGATAGCAGACGTAGAGGGAAATTTGGAAGAAAACGAGACGGCGTACGGAAGATAGGCGAGCAGCCTGAACAAAGTAACGAGGAAGGAAGCAACGCAAGCGAAGACGATGGATACTATGTCTTCAGTGCTTCAGACGGTTAG
- the LOC138030431 gene encoding uncharacterized protein: protein MAVTLSGLPSISPFDCIGEPSTLAQRWDKWKGEFELYVAASGVEDKLQKRALLLHLAGPGVREIFKTYPDEVKGDAKEFDKAMTCLSNHFEVKSLARQKLLANTPNPGETINNFVTRLKSLAEHCNYGEEEDSQVRDIVIFHVKNKELKSKFYREENLSLSKLLEIVSTYHNKAAMILVSEDTVNRTWEDRGKSDKGTNSKQPWQGKCWRCAKPGQMAKDCEVSRKHTCSKCGNRGHMEVCCRTKQEKQGKGRGDSRRRGKFGRKRDGVRKIGEQPEQSNEEGSNASEDDGYYVFSASDG, encoded by the coding sequence atggcggTTACATTAAGTGGTTTACCTAGTATCTCTCCCTTCGACTGCATTGGGGAACCGTCCACGTTAGCACAACGCTGGGACAAGTGGAAAGGCGAGTTCGAACTGTACGTGGCAGCTTCGGGggtagaagacaaactgcaaaagCGAGCTTTACTCTTGCACCTCGCTGGCCCCGGAGTCCGCGAAATCTTCAAGACGTATCCAGACGAAGTAAAAGGTGACGCTAAAGAGTTCGACAAAGCGATGACATGTCTGTCGAATCACTTCGAAGTCAAGAGTCTAGCGAGACAAAAACTGCTTGCGAACACACCAAACCCGGGCGAAACGATCAACAACTTTGTTACGCGCTTGAAAAGTTTGGCGGAACACTGTAACTATGGCGAAGAGGAAGATAGCCAGGTGAGAGATATTGTGATTTTCCATGTAAAGAACAAGGAGCTGAAGAGCAAATTCTACCGCGAAGAAAATCTTAGCCTTTCCAAACTACTGGAAATTGTCAGCACCTATCACAATAAGGCTGCCATGATTCTTGTTAGCGAAGATACTGTGAATCGTACTTGGGAAGACCGAGGTAAAAGCGATAAAGGAACGAATAGCAAGCAGCCGTGGCAGGGCAAATGTTGGAGATGTGCTAAGCCGGGTCAAATGGCGAAAGATTGTGAAGTTTCCCGTAAACATACGTGCAGCAAATGTGGAAATCGTGGGCACATGGAGGTCTGTTGTCGTACGAAACAGGAAAAACAAGGCAAGGGAAGAGGCGATAGCAGACGTAGAGGGAAATTTGGAAGAAAACGAGACGGCGTACGGAAGATAGGCGAGCAGCCTGAACAAAGTAACGAGGAAGGAAGCAACGCAAGCGAAGACGATGGATACTATGTCTTCAGTGCTTCAGACGGTTAG